From the genome of Apis cerana isolate GH-2021 linkage group LG15, AcerK_1.0, whole genome shotgun sequence:
AGGAAGTTTATTCTCGGGGAACGAAAACGGTCAGGGTATCGATTTCTCGATGCTCAGATCGGTTCTCGATGGGGTGATCGGTTCGAACCAAAAGGATCATACCGAGAGATCATCGAGAGGCGTGGAAACGAAGCAGGATCTTGGGATCGATCTAGAGGGGATCGTGAACATCGGAAGCATGCTGATGGGTCGAAACGGTCGAAATTCCGAGTTGATAATGGGCTTGTTACCGATGCTGTTGTCGAATTTTGCCGGCGAGAGCAACGAAATCGACGGGGCGCCGAGTAAAATTCACGATCACTCGGGCCATTCTTGGTACATGCCGCCGATTCTGGAAAATCTGCACGTGATGTGGGATCACTTCAGCAACTCGGAGTTGGGGCAAACGTTATGGGAGAAGAGCGGCCTCGCGCAATTTGTCGGGCAAATGTCGGATCCGGAGGGGCGTATCCAATACGAGAAACTGCTGGACAGTTTCGAGAATCCAAGCTTGAGGCGGAAGTGGATACGATCGTTGACGAATTACATCGGGGAGTGGATCTCGCATATCTCTGATCCACAAATTCAACAACGTTACCTGAACACCGTTCAATTTGTGGGGAATAGTTTCTTGAAGTCGCAGGGCTTTCCTAAATCGGCTATGTTCGATTCGACGAGGCCGGCAGAGAGTCTTTCtaggtgtatatatatatatatttactattactctccttaaaaaaaaaaaaaaagaaaattaaaatctaaatctcgCGTAATAGAATAAGcgttgtttcttcttctttttttaacgtcATCGATCGTTCGAGAAACGTGCAAGATTATCTCTTGTtctcagaaaaaaattaacgtgTAACGATGgttgtttaaaaagaaaaaagaaagaaaaaaaatgcatttagATTTTATCACGTAATTGTGTTCCGACAGGTTAGTGAATGCAGTAGGAAAGAGACACTTGGGAATGAAAATGGACAGTTCGCAATATATCAAGCCGGCTGTAGCGTACATTAAGGAATTAATCGCCTTGGCTTCGGAGAAAGGGTTCATAATGTCTCGAATAAATGCCAAAGGGATCAGCAATAGGCTAAGCGATATGATTAATAACGATATTATCAATCCGATATTAaaggtaaagaaaaaaatagacaaataaataaataggaataatttatataaaaatagaatcgcATTAAGTAAAAATTGTGGATTAATTTTCAGTCTTATCGAGCGTACAAATGGGCTATAAAGAGGCCACAATGCGCCAGTCAAATATTGTGCACCATCAATGAGAAGAATGAATTGGATCAGGAACAACCCCGTCTTC
Proteins encoded in this window:
- the LOC108002280 gene encoding uncharacterized protein LOC108002280 encodes the protein MWLPRTCILLGLLVAAKCEDEGASTVFLEAAKSFFSNKDNINGLQGLARAFLESDGRNEASNMFEKSNLDSVGQIVSGIGSLFSGNENGQGIDFSMLRSVLDGVIGSNQKDHTERSSRGVETKQDLGIDLEGIVNIGSMLMGRNGRNSELIMGLLPMLLSNFAGESNEIDGAPSKIHDHSGHSWYMPPILENLHVMWDHFSNSELGQTLWEKSGLAQFVGQMSDPEGRIQYEKLLDSFENPSLRRKWIRSLTNYIGEWISHISDPQIQQRYLNTVQFVGNSFLKSQGFPKSAMFDSTRPAESLSRLVNAVGKRHLGMKMDSSQYIKPAVAYIKELIALASEKGFIMSRINAKGISNRLSDMINNDIINPILKSYRAYKWAIKRPQCASQILCTINEKNELDQEQPRLRNVMSKMTSFPAAWAVSNKLGTNFWTLYGAIMEHDICIQKYPADCTDFHEEEIRITTENIHSEL